In one window of bacterium DNA:
- a CDS encoding YbaB/EbfC family nucleoid-associated protein, which produces MVNIFDSLKQIGQLKQQAAQFERILRSKTVEVSSPKGEIKLVINGKMELISIDISPDIMKPENKGYLEKLLKNTFTSAQREIEKIISSEMKSTLGF; this is translated from the coding sequence ATGGTGAATATATTTGACAGTTTAAAACAGATAGGGCAGTTGAAACAACAGGCAGCACAGTTTGAACGGATTTTACGTTCAAAAACAGTGGAGGTCTCTTCACCCAAAGGGGAGATTAAACTTGTTATTAATGGTAAGATGGAGTTAATCTCTATTGATATATCTCCTGATATAATGAAACCAGAAAACAAGGGATATCTTGAGAAACTTCTGAAGAATACATTTACATCAGCACAGAGAGAGATAGAAAAGATAATAAGTTCTGAGATGAAATCAACATTAGGGTTTTAA
- the recR gene encoding recombination mediator RecR translates to MGYYPEKVEKLIEKLVKLPGIGPRSAERIVHYILTEEEKDVLSLAENFVSVKKDIYLCKKCFNLSEDEICKICRDEKRERTLCVVEEVKDLILIEKTGFRGRYHVLGGNIAPLDRIPPEKLTIPQLIERLKSEPIEEVIIATNPTPEGENTASYISDILKGMGIKHSRLAYGLPVGSEIEYVGTQTLKKAIEYRKIL, encoded by the coding sequence ATGGGTTATTATCCAGAAAAGGTAGAAAAACTTATAGAAAAACTTGTAAAACTTCCAGGGATAGGACCGAGAAGCGCAGAAAGGATTGTCCACTATATCCTTACAGAAGAAGAGAAGGATGTTCTGTCTCTCGCAGAAAATTTTGTCTCTGTTAAAAAAGATATCTATCTGTGTAAAAAGTGTTTTAATCTTTCCGAAGATGAGATATGTAAGATATGTCGAGATGAGAAAAGGGAGAGAACTTTATGTGTTGTAGAAGAAGTGAAGGACCTTATACTCATAGAAAAGACCGGTTTTAGGGGAAGGTACCATGTACTTGGAGGTAATATCGCTCCTCTGGACAGAATACCTCCTGAAAAACTTACCATACCACAACTCATAGAACGGCTTAAGAGTGAACCGATAGAAGAGGTTATCATTGCCACAAATCCAACACCTGAAGGAGAAAATACTGCTTCTTACATTTCTGATATACTTAAGGGTATGGGTATAAAACACTCACGACTGGCATATGGACTTCCTGTCGGTTCTGAGATAGAGTATGTAGGTACCCAGACACTCAAAAAGGCAATAGAATATAGAAAAATACTGTAG
- the dnaX gene encoding DNA polymerase III subunit gamma/tau: protein MYLVLARKYRPKNFDEVWGQKHITDALKKAIKEERTAHAYLFTGPRGTGKTSVARVFAKSLNCEKGPTISPCDKCEICRTITAGSSMDVLEIDAASNRGIDEIRSLRENVNLTPSNARFKIYIIDEVHMLTEPAWNALLKTLEEPPEYIKFFLATTTPEKVPSTIISRCQRFNFKPFNLEELIERLNYICEKEGFAIEKEALKEIYEFSGGSMRDALSILDQLIVNAEDKNISSHSIREFLGLVEERSIEEILILMREKDVKKLLSLFHTLLSEGKDPAVILERIIKKFKDILLERIGESLSGKEDKGLYLAYNEVDTDTLLDATSTAIEYKNRLHMENIPVVLSEILLIKLTHILGKKNPLSHNKFEKKDTELLSQEQSIVKEENIFISDNKEEKPISNNSVKEEKMVRSEEEILSQWRNILLEIKKVRPTLEAALREGTPIKFKDHTLFIKFTKKYEFHKSLIENKPRNIKTIEDIISRITGIKDIKISLLSESNEESPLDNGDIKKIVDFFNGEIINREEE from the coding sequence ATGTATCTTGTTCTCGCAAGGAAGTATAGACCTAAAAATTTTGATGAGGTATGGGGGCAGAAACACATTACAGACGCATTGAAAAAAGCCATAAAAGAAGAAAGGACTGCCCATGCATATCTATTTACAGGTCCAAGAGGTACAGGGAAGACATCTGTAGCACGGGTTTTTGCTAAATCACTGAACTGTGAAAAAGGTCCTACTATTAGTCCCTGCGATAAGTGTGAAATATGTCGTACCATCACAGCAGGGAGTTCTATGGATGTTCTTGAGATAGATGCAGCTTCAAACAGGGGGATAGATGAGATAAGGAGTTTACGGGAAAATGTGAATCTCACACCTTCAAATGCAAGATTTAAAATATATATTATTGATGAGGTTCATATGCTCACTGAACCTGCATGGAACGCACTTTTGAAGACACTGGAAGAACCTCCTGAATATATAAAATTTTTTCTTGCAACTACAACTCCTGAGAAGGTACCTTCTACAATTATATCCAGATGTCAGAGGTTTAATTTCAAACCATTCAACCTTGAAGAACTTATAGAACGGTTAAATTATATATGTGAAAAAGAAGGATTTGCAATAGAAAAGGAAGCCCTAAAAGAAATTTATGAGTTTTCAGGTGGTTCTATGAGGGATGCTCTTAGTATCCTTGACCAGCTTATTGTGAATGCTGAAGACAAAAATATATCCTCCCATAGTATAAGAGAGTTTCTTGGACTTGTTGAAGAAAGAAGTATAGAGGAAATACTGATTCTGATGAGAGAAAAAGATGTGAAAAAACTTTTATCTCTTTTTCATACCCTTCTTTCAGAAGGTAAAGACCCTGCTGTTATACTTGAAAGAATTATAAAAAAGTTTAAGGACATCTTACTTGAAAGGATAGGTGAATCTTTATCTGGAAAAGAAGATAAAGGGCTTTATCTTGCCTATAATGAGGTTGATACAGATACACTTTTAGATGCAACCTCTACTGCGATTGAATATAAAAACCGTCTCCATATGGAGAATATCCCTGTTGTTCTCTCCGAAATACTTCTTATAAAATTGACTCATATACTCGGTAAAAAAAATCCTCTGTCTCATAATAAATTTGAGAAAAAAGATACAGAGTTATTATCTCAGGAACAATCCATTGTAAAGGAAGAAAACATCTTTATTTCAGACAATAAGGAAGAGAAACCAATTTCTAATAATTCAGTCAAAGAGGAAAAGATGGTAAGGAGTGAGGAAGAGATATTATCTCAATGGAGAAATATCTTGTTAGAAATTAAAAAAGTAAGGCCTACACTGGAAGCAGCATTAAGAGAAGGCACCCCGATAAAATTCAAAGACCATACTCTGTTTATCAAATTTACCAAAAAATATGAATTTCACAAATCACTTATTGAAAACAAACCCCGTAATATAAAAACCATTGAGGATATTATTTCAAGGATAACAGGAATAAAAGATATAAAGATAAGTTTACTAAGTGAGAGTAATGAGGAATCACCTTTGGATAACGGAGATATTAAAAAGATAGTGGATTTTTTTAACGGAGAGATAATAAATAGGGAGGAGGAATAA
- a CDS encoding lysophospholipid acyltransferase family protein, producing MYYTLIYKVMVFMGRYFPLPILYWIARRNAEFRYIIQKDTRKIVKDNIRIILEYRKQITGISYTEKELNRLVKNAFYNFGIYLADFFYIPRWNKRYVEKKVKIENIEFLDEYLKGGNGVIALTAHIGNWELSGVIASILGYKVTAVAIPYINSSVTKICKEIRNSRGLEVILTGENPKKLLRTLRENRVLAVLGDRVFTEKGMSIKFLGVDTVIPRGPATLSVKTKTPLVTGFLVREGRHYRFFFNKIPTPPSSFTEEEKIDFLVSKGAEVMEKVIMDYPDQWLNFTPIRDSGHSSSG from the coding sequence ATGTATTACACCCTGATTTATAAAGTAATGGTATTTATGGGAAGGTATTTTCCCCTTCCCATTCTGTACTGGATTGCAAGAAGAAACGCAGAGTTCAGGTATATAATTCAGAAAGATACAAGAAAGATAGTTAAAGATAATATAAGGATTATACTTGAATATAGAAAACAGATAACAGGAATATCTTATACAGAGAAGGAATTAAATCGTCTTGTCAAAAATGCTTTTTATAATTTTGGAATATATCTGGCTGATTTCTTTTATATCCCGAGATGGAACAAAAGATATGTTGAAAAGAAAGTAAAGATTGAAAATATAGAATTTCTTGATGAGTATTTGAAAGGAGGTAATGGAGTAATTGCACTCACAGCCCATATAGGCAACTGGGAATTATCAGGTGTTATTGCTTCTATACTTGGATATAAGGTTACAGCAGTTGCAATTCCATACATTAATTCTTCTGTTACAAAGATATGTAAGGAAATTAGAAACTCAAGGGGCCTTGAAGTAATTTTAACAGGAGAAAATCCTAAAAAACTTTTAAGAACATTGAGAGAGAACAGGGTCCTTGCAGTACTTGGAGACAGGGTTTTTACGGAAAAAGGGATGAGTATAAAGTTTTTGGGTGTTGATACTGTAATACCACGTGGTCCTGCAACACTTTCGGTAAAAACAAAAACACCACTTGTTACAGGATTTCTCGTAAGAGAAGGAAGACATTACAGGTTCTTTTTTAATAAAATACCCACTCCCCCTTCTTCTTTTACAGAGGAAGAGAAGATTGACTTTCTCGTTTCTAAAGGTGCAGAGGTAATGGAAAAGGTTATTATGGACTATCCTGACCAGTGGTTAAACTTCACTCCAATAAGGGACTCCGGTCATTCATCTTCAGGATAA